In the Rhinatrema bivittatum chromosome 6, aRhiBiv1.1, whole genome shotgun sequence genome, one interval contains:
- the LOC115093368 gene encoding proline-rich proteoglycan 2-like produces MLVVLRAGASSSLPFPTHSVPEAGTPLAVPEAGIPLAVPEAGTPFAVPEAGIPLSVPEASTPLQCQRQASLLQCQRQASPLQCQRQASLLQCQRQAPPLQCQRQASPLQSRRQALPLQCQRQPPPLQCQRRASPLLCQRRALPLQCQRQASPLQCQRQALSLQCQRQAPPCSARGRHPPCSPGGRHPLAVPEAGTSLAVPEAGIPLAVPEAGTPLAVPEAGTPLAVPETGIPLAVQEAGTPLAVPEAGTPFAVSEAGIPLAVPEAGTPLAVPEAGIPLAVSEAGTPLAVPEAGIPLAVSEAGIPLAVPEAGTPLAVPEAGIPLAVPEAGIPLAVPEAGTPLAVQEAGTPLAVPEAGTPFAVPEAGTPLQCKRQAPPLQCQRQALPLQCQRQAPPLQCQRQASPLQSRRQAPPLQCRRRAPPLQCRRRASPLQCQRQAPPLQCQRQASPLQLSYCLSYWAVSLEHSLRIP; encoded by the coding sequence ATGCTAGTCGTCCTCCGTGCTGGTGCAAGCTCGTCCCTCCCTTTTCCTACCCACTCAGTGCCAGAGGCAGGCACCCCCCTTGcagtgccagaggcaggcatccCCCTTGCAgtcccagaggcaggcacccCCTTTGcagtgccagaggcaggcatccCCCTTTCAGTGCCAGAGGCATCCACCCCCTTGcagtgccagaggcaggcatccCTCTTGcagtgccagaggcaggcatccCCCTTGcagtgccagaggcaggcatccCTCTTGCAGTGTCAGAGGCAGGCACCCCCCTTGcagtgccagaggcaggcatccCCCTTGCAGTCCCGGAGGCAGGCACTCCCCTTGCAGTGCCAGAGGCAGCCACCTCCCTTGCAGTGCCAGAGGCGGGCATCCCCCTTGCTGTGCCAGAGGCGGGCACTCCCCTTGcagtgccagaggcaggcatccCCCTTGCAGTGCCAGAGGCAGGCACTCTCCTTGCAGTGCCAGAGGCAGGCACCCCCTTGcagtgccagaggcaggcatccCCCTTGCAGTCCCGGAGGCAGGCACCCCCTTGCAGTGCCAGAGGCAGGCACCTCCCTTGCAGTGCCGGAGGCGGGCATCCCCCTTGCAGTGCCAGAGGCGGGCACCCCACTTGCAGTGCCAGAGGCAGGCACTCCCCTTGCAGTGCCAGAGACAGGCATCCCCCTTGCAGTGCAAGAGGCAGGCACCCCCCTTGCAGTGCCAGAGGCAGGCACTCCCTTTGCAGTGTCAGAGGCAGGCATCCCCCTTGCAGTGCCAGAGGCAGGCACCCCCCTTGcagtgccagaggcaggcatccCCCTTGCAGTGTCAGAGGCAGGCACTCCCCTTGcagtgccagaggcaggcatccCCCTTGCAGTGTCAGAGGCAGGCATCCCCCTTGCAGTGCCAGAGGCAGGCACTCCCCTTGCAGTGCCAGAGGCGGGCATCCCCCTTGCAGTGCCAGAGGCGGGCATCCCACTTGCAGTGCCAGAGGCAGGCACTCCCCTTGCAGTGCAAGAGGCAGGCACCCCCCTTGCAGTGCCAGAGGCAGGCACTCCCTTTGCAGTGCCAGAGGCGGGCACCCCCTTGCAGTGCAAGAGGCAGGCACCCCCCTTGCAGTGCCAGAGGCAGGCACTCCCCTTGCAGTGTCAGAGGCAGGCACCCCCCTTGcagtgccagaggcaggcatccCCCTTGCAGTCCCGGAGGCAGGCACCCCCCTTGCAGTGCCGGAGGCGGGCACCTCCCTTGCAGTGCCGGAGGCGGGCATCCCCCTTGCAGTGTCAGAGGCAGGCACCCCCCTTGcagtgccagaggcaggcatccCCCTTGCAGCTGAGCTACTGCCTCAGTTACTGGGCTGTGTCTCTCGAGCACTCTCTCCGGATACCGTGA